From the Deinococcus hopiensis KR-140 genome, one window contains:
- a CDS encoding site-specific integrase, producing MAGLWSLLEAYLVTQGSRGARVSHTLQSYRIGLETFLTWAGPAGVSLLRPSANAGFRYARHLKSTGLAPGSVSVRLAVGKALYASLRWAGSTDAAPFADVKAASDPVPRWEKGKP from the coding sequence TGGCTGGGTTGTGGTCGCTCCTCGAGGCGTACCTGGTGACCCAGGGGAGCCGGGGTGCTCGCGTCAGCCACACCCTGCAGTCCTACCGGATCGGGCTGGAGACGTTCCTCACCTGGGCCGGACCCGCTGGAGTCAGCTTGCTGCGGCCCAGCGCGAACGCGGGCTTTCGGTACGCCCGTCACCTGAAGAGCACTGGCCTCGCTCCCGGCAGTGTCAGCGTCCGACTGGCCGTGGGTAAGGCTCTGTATGCCTCCTTGCGCTGGGCTGGTTCCACCGATGCTGCGCCGTTCGCGGACGTGAAGGCCGCGTCTGATCCTGTGCCCCGCTGGGAGAAGGGCAAGCCCTAA